One window of Mauremys mutica isolate MM-2020 ecotype Southern chromosome 6, ASM2049712v1, whole genome shotgun sequence genomic DNA carries:
- the LOC123373202 gene encoding programmed cell death 1 ligand 1-like isoform X1 — MENALLLCIFLSHWHFLNALFTVEVPQPQYIVEYGSNVTMECRFQVNGELKLQDLSVIWEKKEEHTKEVYKLHKGKENLNNQHSNYRGRVNLLKDKLQLGQSMLQITSVKPTDAGTYLCLIGYEGADYKTITLQVKAPYRNITKRTVAVQGTAGHSEWELICQSEGYPKAEVIWRNGEHQDFSSKANTSYEAGTDQLYSVTSTLKTNSSVNETFHCIFWNKEFKENTSAILIIPDCPVGSQRINSRHYFATAGAVLVLSGSSLLFMLWVKKARKDQDRETRTNNAAVKVIKLSTDEEEGDCREISPENEELENVRIEVT, encoded by the exons ATGGAAAATGCATTGCTTTTGTGTATATTCCTGTCCCATTGGCATTTCCTAAATG CTTTATTCACAGTTGAAGTTCCCCAGCCACAGTACATTGTAGAATATGGGAGCAACGTGACCATGGAATGCAGGTTTCAAGTGAATGGTGAATTAAAGCTTCAAGATTTAAGTGTCATTTGGGAGAAAAAAGAGGAACATACAAAAGAGGTTTACAAACTTCACAAAGGAAAGGAAAACTTGAATAACCAACACAGCAACTATAGGGGAAGAGTAAATTTGTTGAAAGATAAACTGCAGTTGGGACAGTCTATGCTTCAGATCACCAGTGTAAAACCTACAGATGCAGGGACTTACCTCTGTCTCATTGGCTATGAGGGAGCTGACTACAAGACGATCACTTTGCAAGTAAAAG CTCCTTATAGAAACATAACCAAAAGAACTGTGGCTGTCCAGGGGACTGCAGGACACAGCGAATGGGAGTTAATATGCCAATCAGAAGGGTATCCTAAGGCAGAGGTCATTTGGCGTAATGGGGAACATCAAGACTTCAGTTCCAAAGCAAACACAAGTTATGAAGCAGGAACTGATCAACTGTATAGTGTGACAAGCACACTTAAAACCAACTCAAGTGTTAATGAGACATTTCACTGTATATTTTGGAACAAAGAATTTAAAGAAAACACATCTGCTATTTTAATCATACCAG ATTGTCCAGTAGGTAGCCAAAGGATTAACAGTAGACACTATTTTGCAACAGCTGGGGCTGTGTTGGTTCTCTCTGGATCATCGCTTCTATTTATGCTCTGGGTAAAAAAGG CTAGAAAAGATCAGGACAGGGAGACGCGTACAAATAATGCAGCAGTGAAAGTGATAA aattatCGACAGATGAGGaagagggcgattgcagagagaTTTCTCCTGAGAATGAAGAACTAGAAA aTGTACGAATTGAGGTGACTTAA
- the LOC123373202 gene encoding programmed cell death 1 ligand 1-like isoform X2: MECRFQVNGELKLQDLSVIWEKKEEHTKEVYKLHKGKENLNNQHSNYRGRVNLLKDKLQLGQSMLQITSVKPTDAGTYLCLIGYEGADYKTITLQVKAPYRNITKRTVAVQGTAGHSEWELICQSEGYPKAEVIWRNGEHQDFSSKANTSYEAGTDQLYSVTSTLKTNSSVNETFHCIFWNKEFKENTSAILIIPDCPVGSQRINSRHYFATAGAVLVLSGSSLLFMLWVKKARKDQDRETRTNNAAVKVIKLSTDEEEGDCREISPENEELENVRIEVT; encoded by the exons ATGGAATGCAGGTTTCAAGTGAATGGTGAATTAAAGCTTCAAGATTTAAGTGTCATTTGGGAGAAAAAAGAGGAACATACAAAAGAGGTTTACAAACTTCACAAAGGAAAGGAAAACTTGAATAACCAACACAGCAACTATAGGGGAAGAGTAAATTTGTTGAAAGATAAACTGCAGTTGGGACAGTCTATGCTTCAGATCACCAGTGTAAAACCTACAGATGCAGGGACTTACCTCTGTCTCATTGGCTATGAGGGAGCTGACTACAAGACGATCACTTTGCAAGTAAAAG CTCCTTATAGAAACATAACCAAAAGAACTGTGGCTGTCCAGGGGACTGCAGGACACAGCGAATGGGAGTTAATATGCCAATCAGAAGGGTATCCTAAGGCAGAGGTCATTTGGCGTAATGGGGAACATCAAGACTTCAGTTCCAAAGCAAACACAAGTTATGAAGCAGGAACTGATCAACTGTATAGTGTGACAAGCACACTTAAAACCAACTCAAGTGTTAATGAGACATTTCACTGTATATTTTGGAACAAAGAATTTAAAGAAAACACATCTGCTATTTTAATCATACCAG ATTGTCCAGTAGGTAGCCAAAGGATTAACAGTAGACACTATTTTGCAACAGCTGGGGCTGTGTTGGTTCTCTCTGGATCATCGCTTCTATTTATGCTCTGGGTAAAAAAGG CTAGAAAAGATCAGGACAGGGAGACGCGTACAAATAATGCAGCAGTGAAAGTGATAA aattatCGACAGATGAGGaagagggcgattgcagagagaTTTCTCCTGAGAATGAAGAACTAGAAA aTGTACGAATTGAGGTGACTTAA